In the Streptomyces sp. cg36 genome, one interval contains:
- a CDS encoding NAD-dependent epimerase/dehydratase family protein — MRVLLTGHQGYLGTVMAPVLAAAGHEVVGLDSGLFADCVLGPPPADPAGHRVDLRDVTAEHVAGVDAVIHLAALSNDPLGSLAPELTYDINHHASVRLARLAREAGVRRFLYASTCSVYGAAGGGELVAEDAPLRPVTPYAESKVRVEGDLHDLADGDFSPVYMRNATAFGYSPRLRADIVLNNLVGHALLSGEVLVLSDGTPWRPLVHAADIARAFTAALEAPREAVHDRAFNIGSETNNVTVAEIAERVADAVSGAKVRITGENGADPRSYRVDFSRFRAAVPGFDCEWTVERGARELADAYREFGLTKEGFEQRFTRLAVLRAASGAGTVDDTLRWRR, encoded by the coding sequence TTGCGCGTACTGCTGACCGGACACCAGGGCTACCTGGGCACCGTGATGGCCCCGGTCCTGGCCGCGGCCGGGCACGAGGTCGTCGGGCTCGACTCCGGCCTCTTCGCCGACTGCGTCCTGGGCCCGCCGCCCGCCGACCCGGCCGGACACCGGGTGGACCTGCGGGACGTCACGGCCGAGCACGTGGCCGGGGTGGACGCCGTGATCCATCTGGCCGCGCTCTCCAACGACCCGCTGGGCTCGCTGGCGCCCGAGCTCACCTACGACATCAACCACCACGCGTCCGTACGGCTGGCGCGGCTGGCCCGCGAGGCCGGTGTGCGGCGCTTCCTGTACGCCTCGACGTGCTCGGTGTACGGGGCCGCGGGCGGCGGCGAGCTGGTGGCCGAGGACGCCCCGCTGCGGCCGGTGACGCCGTACGCGGAGTCCAAGGTGCGGGTGGAGGGCGATCTGCACGATCTGGCCGACGGCGACTTCAGCCCGGTGTACATGCGCAACGCCACCGCCTTCGGCTACTCCCCCCGGCTGCGCGCGGACATCGTCCTGAACAACCTGGTGGGCCACGCGCTGCTCTCCGGCGAGGTCCTGGTGCTCTCCGACGGCACCCCCTGGCGCCCGCTGGTGCACGCGGCCGACATCGCGCGGGCCTTCACGGCCGCGCTGGAGGCGCCGCGCGAGGCGGTGCACGACCGGGCGTTCAACATCGGCAGCGAGACCAACAACGTCACGGTGGCCGAGATAGCCGAGCGGGTGGCCGACGCGGTGTCCGGGGCGAAGGTGCGGATCACCGGGGAGAACGGCGCCGACCCGCGCTCCTACCGCGTGGACTTCTCCCGCTTCCGCGCGGCGGTCCCCGGCTTCGACTGCGAGTGGACGGTCGAGCGGGGCGCGCGCGAACTCGCCGACGCCTACCGCGAGTTCGGGCTGACCAAGGAGGGCTTCGAGCAGCGCTTCACCCGTCTGGCCGTGCTGCGCGCGGCCTCCGGGGCGGGCACCGTCGACGACACCCTGCGGTGGCGCCGATGA
- a CDS encoding DUF4910 domain-containing protein, with protein sequence MTTVGAQMHALVERLYPLCRSITGDGVRATLDIVGEYVPLQVHEVATGTQVLDWTVPQEWNIKDAYVADASGRRVVDFAASSLHVLGYSVPVSATMPLAELRPHLHTLPEHPAWVPYRTSYYQPEWGFCLAQETLDALPEGDYEVCVDSTLADGHLTYAEHVVPGRTADEVIVSCHVCHPSLANDNLAGIAVAVFLARALAERNPHYTYRFVFAPGTIGAITWLARNAERIDRVKHGLVLACAGDRGQLTYKQSRRGDAEIDRVLRHVLAESERPHQIKEFTPYGYDERQYCSPGFDLGVGSLSRTPYAGYPEYHTSADNPDFVSPEAMADTLAVCREAFSVLDRNRRYVNLSPYGEPQLGRRGLYDALGGRSDTKEAQMAMLWVLSLSDGECSLLDVAERSGLPFETVAAAADALRGADLIKA encoded by the coding sequence ATGACCACGGTCGGCGCACAGATGCACGCCCTGGTGGAACGGCTGTACCCGCTGTGCCGGAGCATCACCGGCGACGGTGTGCGCGCCACCCTGGACATCGTCGGGGAGTACGTTCCGCTCCAGGTCCACGAGGTGGCGACGGGGACGCAGGTGCTCGACTGGACGGTTCCGCAGGAGTGGAACATCAAGGACGCGTACGTCGCCGACGCCTCGGGCCGCCGGGTCGTCGACTTCGCCGCGTCCAGCCTGCACGTGCTCGGCTACAGCGTGCCGGTGTCGGCGACCATGCCGCTGGCCGAACTGCGCCCGCATCTGCACACCCTGCCGGAGCACCCGGCCTGGGTGCCGTACCGCACCAGCTACTACCAGCCGGAATGGGGTTTCTGCCTGGCCCAGGAGACCCTGGACGCGCTGCCCGAGGGCGACTACGAGGTGTGCGTCGACTCCACGCTCGCCGACGGCCACCTCACCTACGCCGAGCACGTCGTGCCCGGCCGGACCGCCGACGAGGTGATCGTCTCCTGCCACGTCTGCCATCCGTCGCTGGCCAACGACAACCTGGCCGGCATCGCGGTGGCGGTGTTCCTGGCCAGGGCGCTCGCGGAGCGGAACCCCCACTACACCTACCGGTTCGTCTTCGCGCCCGGCACCATCGGGGCGATCACCTGGCTGGCCCGCAACGCGGAGCGGATCGACCGGGTCAAGCACGGTCTGGTGCTGGCCTGCGCCGGTGACCGGGGGCAGTTGACGTACAAGCAGAGCAGGCGCGGCGACGCGGAGATCGACCGGGTGCTGCGGCACGTCCTCGCGGAGTCCGAACGCCCGCACCAGATCAAGGAGTTCACTCCGTACGGCTATGACGAGCGGCAGTACTGCTCGCCCGGGTTCGACCTCGGCGTGGGCTCGCTCAGCCGGACCCCGTACGCCGGGTATCCCGAGTACCACACCTCGGCCGACAACCCGGACTTCGTCTCCCCGGAGGCGATGGCGGACACCCTGGCGGTGTGCCGCGAGGCGTTCTCCGTACTCGACCGCAACCGGCGGTACGTCAACCTCAGCCCGTACGGCGAGCCGCAGTTGGGGCGGCGCGGGCTGTACGACGCGCTCGGTGGCCGCAGCGACACCAAAGAGGCGCAGATGGCCATGTTGTGGGTGCTCAGCCTCTCCGACGGCGAGTGCTCGCTGCTGGACGTCGCCGAACGGTCCGGGCTGCCGTTCGAGACCGTCGCCGCCGCGGCCGACGCGCTGCGCGGCGCCGATCTGATCAAGGCGTGA
- a CDS encoding glycosyltransferase family 2 protein has translation MTAHPRLSIGLPVYNGEEYLAESLDALLGQTYEDFELVISDNASTDGTEDLCRRYAAKDSRIRYLRLPRNIGATPNHNRVFAQSRGELFKWASHDDLYARDLLRRCVEALDERPDVILAHSDQAVIDGDGRLKVPYEYKISTDSPRAPERLRGLLFEPGGDDFYGVLRADVLRRVKPLDSYHHADRTFVAEIALHGRFHQVPELLYFRRDHPTRAERANPSKRARCVNLDPRRAGPLHPTPRLLAEYVAGFVAAIRRAPLSSADRRACYRHLSAWMASRARPGAGERVEDRAPVDPGRIDVDIDAVVAGREGRRP, from the coding sequence ATGACCGCCCACCCCAGGCTGAGCATCGGCCTGCCCGTGTACAACGGCGAGGAGTACCTGGCCGAGTCGCTCGACGCGCTGCTCGGCCAGACGTACGAGGACTTCGAGCTGGTCATCTCCGACAACGCCTCGACCGACGGGACCGAGGACCTCTGCCGCCGCTACGCCGCGAAGGACTCGCGCATCCGCTATCTGCGCCTGCCCCGCAACATCGGCGCCACCCCGAACCACAACCGGGTGTTCGCCCAGTCCCGCGGCGAGCTCTTCAAGTGGGCCTCGCACGACGACCTGTACGCCCGGGACCTGCTGCGGCGCTGTGTGGAGGCGCTGGACGAGCGGCCGGACGTGATCCTCGCCCACTCCGACCAGGCGGTGATCGACGGCGACGGGCGGCTGAAGGTCCCCTACGAGTACAAGATCTCCACGGATTCGCCGCGCGCGCCGGAGCGCTTGCGCGGTCTGCTCTTCGAGCCCGGCGGCGACGACTTCTACGGGGTGCTCCGTGCCGACGTGCTGCGCCGGGTGAAGCCGCTCGACAGCTACCACCACGCGGACCGCACCTTCGTCGCCGAGATCGCCCTGCACGGGCGCTTCCACCAGGTGCCGGAGCTGCTGTACTTCCGCCGCGACCACCCCACCCGCGCCGAGCGGGCGAACCCCTCCAAGCGCGCCCGGTGCGTCAACCTGGACCCGCGCCGGGCGGGCCCGCTCCACCCGACGCCCCGGCTGCTGGCCGAGTACGTCGCGGGCTTCGTCGCGGCGATCCGGCGGGCGCCGCTCTCCTCGGCCGACCGGCGCGCCTGCTACCGCCATCTGTCGGCGTGGATGGCCAGCCGGGCCCGGCCGGGCGCGGGCGAGCGGGTCGAGGACCGCGCCCCCGTCGACCCCGGCCGCATCGACGTCGACATCGACGCCGTCGTCGCCGGGCGCGAGGGGCGGCGGCCATGA
- a CDS encoding polysaccharide pyruvyl transferase family protein, whose translation MTSVRRRPLRVGVFGLLGSGNLGNDGSLEAVLGYVRARHPEAVVDALCGGPEAVRARFGIAATRLHWYRGEYRTASRAGAVAGKAAGKLVDVFRTASWVRRHDVVIVPGMGVLEATLPLRPWGFPYALFLLCASGRAFGTRVALVSVGAAEIRDRPTRALVRWSGRLAAYRSYRDAPSRAAMRAMGVDTSRDEVYPDVAFALPAPPAGPPGTPGLVCVGVMAFHGGNDDRAQAEEIHRRYLDGTIRFVRALVEAGRPVRLLTGDGVDRPVVTAILEAVGSPLLTAAEPASLADLMTEMAAADTVVATRYHNLICALKTGTPTLALTYAAKSDALMDRMGLGAYCHPARAVDADRLLEQFRSLEKQSAELRETLVERNQAAVRQLDDQFAALDSVLFAATDHAHAQREST comes from the coding sequence ATGACGTCCGTGCGCCGACGCCCTTTGAGGGTCGGGGTGTTCGGGCTGCTCGGCTCCGGCAACCTCGGCAACGACGGGTCGCTGGAGGCCGTCCTCGGATATGTGCGCGCCCGGCACCCGGAGGCGGTCGTGGACGCGCTGTGCGGCGGCCCCGAGGCGGTCCGGGCGCGGTTCGGGATCGCCGCGACACGGCTGCACTGGTACCGCGGCGAGTACCGGACCGCGTCGCGCGCGGGCGCGGTCGCGGGCAAGGCGGCGGGCAAGCTCGTCGACGTCTTCCGCACCGCCTCCTGGGTGCGGCGGCACGACGTGGTGATCGTGCCGGGGATGGGCGTCCTGGAGGCCACCCTGCCGCTGCGGCCGTGGGGCTTCCCGTACGCGCTGTTCCTGCTCTGCGCCTCCGGCCGGGCGTTCGGCACCAGGGTCGCGCTGGTCAGCGTCGGCGCCGCCGAGATCCGCGACCGGCCGACCCGCGCCCTGGTGCGCTGGTCGGGGCGGCTGGCCGCCTACCGCTCCTACCGGGACGCCCCGTCCCGCGCCGCCATGCGGGCGATGGGCGTGGACACCTCGCGCGACGAGGTCTACCCGGACGTGGCGTTCGCCCTGCCCGCTCCCCCGGCCGGCCCTCCCGGAACCCCGGGCCTGGTCTGCGTCGGGGTGATGGCCTTCCACGGCGGCAACGACGACCGGGCGCAGGCCGAGGAGATCCACCGGCGCTACCTCGACGGGACGATCCGTTTCGTGCGCGCGCTGGTCGAGGCGGGCCGGCCGGTCCGGCTGCTCACCGGTGACGGGGTCGACCGGCCGGTGGTCACCGCGATCCTGGAAGCGGTCGGCTCGCCGCTGCTCACCGCCGCCGAACCGGCCTCACTGGCCGATCTGATGACGGAGATGGCCGCCGCCGACACCGTGGTGGCGACCCGCTACCACAACCTGATCTGCGCCCTGAAGACCGGCACGCCGACGCTCGCCCTGACCTATGCGGCCAAGAGCGACGCGCTCATGGACCGGATGGGCCTCGGCGCGTACTGCCATCCGGCGCGCGCGGTCGACGCCGACCGGCTGCTGGAGCAGTTCCGGTCGCTGGAGAAGCAGTCGGCCGAGCTGCGCGAGACCCTCGTCGAGCGCAACCAGGCCGCCGTACGGCAGCTGGACGACCAGTTCGCCGCCCTGGACTCGGTGCTGTTCGCGGCGACCGACCACGCACACGCGCAGCGGGAGAGCACATGA
- a CDS encoding dTDP-4-dehydrorhamnose 3,5-epimerase family protein, producing MKVTEVPTIDGAFLFEPTPYADERGFFCRTFDADVVRSAGLDPHAFLQDSVSRSARGVLRGLHLRSGAGEAKLVRCSYGRIFDVVVDLRADSPTYLGRAFFELSGETQATLYIPAGCAHGFQALTETADTSYRIDRPHDPAEDVTIAFDDPELAIPWPLPVTSVSPRDREAPNLAEVLKQQMR from the coding sequence ATGAAGGTGACCGAAGTCCCCACGATCGACGGGGCGTTCCTGTTCGAGCCGACGCCCTACGCCGACGAGCGCGGCTTCTTCTGCCGCACCTTCGACGCCGACGTGGTGCGCTCGGCCGGCCTGGATCCGCACGCCTTCCTCCAGGACAGCGTGTCCCGCTCGGCCCGGGGCGTGCTGCGCGGTCTGCACCTGCGCTCCGGCGCCGGGGAGGCCAAGCTCGTGCGCTGCTCGTACGGGAGGATCTTCGATGTCGTCGTGGACCTGCGGGCGGACTCGCCGACCTATCTGGGCCGCGCCTTCTTCGAGCTGTCCGGCGAGACGCAGGCCACCCTGTACATCCCGGCGGGCTGCGCGCACGGCTTCCAGGCCCTGACGGAGACCGCCGACACCTCGTACCGGATCGACCGGCCGCATGATCCGGCCGAAGACGTGACGATCGCCTTCGACGACCCGGAACTCGCCATTCCGTGGCCGCTGCCGGTCACTTCCGTCTCCCCGCGTGACCGGGAGGCCCCAAACCTTGCGGAGGTCCTGAAGCAACAGATGAGGTGA
- a CDS encoding glutamate-1-semialdehyde 2,1-aminomutase codes for MDSEHTAHTEEFHLPRSRRANERLHAMIPGGAHTYAKGDDQYPEGLAPVISHGRGAHVWDVDGNRYIEYGSGLRSVSLGHAHPRVVEAVRRELDRGSNFARPSIVEVEAAERFLATVPTAEMVKFAKNGSDATTAAVRLARAATGRARVAICADHPFFSVDDWFIATTPMAAGIPATTTDLTVSFPYGDLAATEQLLDRHRGEIACLILEPATQSEPPPGYLAGLRELADRHGCVLVFDEMITGLRWSAAGAQGLYGVVPDLSTFGKALGNGFAVSALAGRRDLMELGGLRDTRERVFLLSTTHGAETHSLAAAMAVQSTYVEEGVTARLHALGDRLAAGVRAAAAGMGVGEHVLVRGRASNLVFATLDGNLRPSQEYRTLFLRQLLAGGVLAPSFVVSSALDDADIDHTVEVVAEACAVYRKALDAGDPTPWQGGRPVKPVFRRLA; via the coding sequence ATGGACAGCGAACACACTGCACACACCGAAGAGTTCCACCTGCCCCGGTCACGGAGGGCGAACGAACGGCTGCACGCGATGATCCCCGGCGGCGCCCACACCTACGCCAAGGGCGACGACCAGTATCCCGAGGGTCTGGCCCCGGTCATCAGCCACGGCCGCGGCGCCCATGTGTGGGACGTCGACGGCAACCGCTACATCGAGTACGGCTCCGGTCTTCGGTCGGTCAGCCTCGGCCACGCCCACCCGCGCGTGGTCGAGGCGGTGCGGCGGGAGCTCGACCGCGGCAGCAACTTCGCCAGACCGTCCATAGTGGAGGTCGAGGCGGCCGAGCGCTTCCTGGCCACCGTGCCGACCGCCGAGATGGTGAAGTTCGCGAAGAACGGCTCCGACGCCACCACCGCCGCGGTGCGGCTGGCCCGCGCGGCCACCGGGCGGGCGCGGGTGGCGATCTGCGCCGACCATCCGTTCTTCTCCGTCGACGACTGGTTCATCGCCACCACGCCGATGGCCGCGGGCATCCCGGCGACCACCACCGACCTGACCGTCTCCTTCCCGTACGGGGACCTGGCCGCCACCGAGCAGTTGCTCGACCGGCACCGGGGCGAGATCGCCTGTCTGATCCTCGAACCCGCCACGCAGAGCGAGCCGCCGCCCGGCTACCTCGCCGGACTGCGCGAGCTGGCCGACCGGCACGGCTGCGTCCTGGTCTTCGACGAGATGATCACCGGTCTGCGCTGGTCGGCGGCGGGCGCCCAGGGCCTGTACGGCGTGGTGCCCGACCTCTCCACGTTCGGCAAGGCGCTCGGCAACGGGTTCGCCGTCTCCGCGCTGGCGGGGCGCCGCGACCTGATGGAGCTCGGCGGGCTGCGCGACACCCGCGAGCGGGTCTTCCTGCTGTCGACCACGCACGGCGCGGAGACGCACTCGCTGGCCGCCGCGATGGCCGTCCAGAGCACCTATGTGGAGGAGGGCGTCACCGCGCGGCTGCACGCCCTGGGCGACCGGCTGGCCGCCGGGGTCCGCGCCGCCGCGGCCGGAATGGGCGTCGGCGAGCACGTCCTCGTCCGGGGCCGGGCCAGCAACCTGGTCTTCGCCACCCTGGACGGGAACCTGCGGCCCTCGCAGGAGTACCGCACGCTGTTCCTGCGCCAACTGCTCGCGGGCGGGGTGCTGGCGCCGTCGTTCGTGGTGAGCAGCGCGCTCGACGACGCCGACATCGACCACACGGTCGAAGTGGTGGCCGAGGCGTGCGCGGTGTACCGGAAGGCCCTGGACGCAGGTGATCCCACCCCCTGGCAGGGCGGGCGGCCGGTGAAACCGGTGTTCCGCCGCCTGGCGTGA
- a CDS encoding phosphatase PAP2 family protein, with product MGSGRQRTPEAASTGALPQRLRAWLAPVAVLAALVVAALGIGYADHHEYGTVDRWFIQPTTDPVRPPWRRVALVLDFLGEPAGSALVVAAVVTGCLLLRRPRAAVLAVAGSGVAVATATLLKHVVGRTIHGDGNLSYPSGHTAFATALALVVALLATDRLGLGRTAGVALVLAAALAAGAAMGWAQVVLGAHYPTDALGGWCTALAVVPATGWLVDRVADRPPRPPDHRLDDRTADARPSA from the coding sequence GTGGGGAGTGGGCGCCAGCGGACGCCGGAGGCAGCTTCGACCGGCGCACTGCCCCAGCGGCTGCGCGCCTGGCTCGCGCCGGTCGCGGTGCTCGCCGCGCTGGTGGTCGCCGCGCTCGGCATCGGCTACGCCGACCACCACGAGTACGGCACGGTGGACAGGTGGTTCATCCAGCCGACCACCGACCCCGTGCGCCCGCCGTGGCGGCGCGTCGCGCTCGTCCTGGACTTCCTGGGGGAGCCCGCCGGGTCGGCGCTGGTGGTCGCGGCCGTGGTGACGGGCTGCCTGCTGCTGCGGCGTCCGCGCGCGGCGGTGCTCGCCGTGGCGGGCTCCGGGGTGGCCGTGGCGACGGCGACGCTGCTCAAACACGTGGTGGGACGCACCATCCACGGCGACGGCAACCTCTCCTACCCCAGCGGGCACACCGCGTTCGCCACCGCGCTGGCCCTCGTCGTGGCGCTGCTCGCGACCGACCGGCTCGGCCTCGGCAGGACGGCCGGTGTCGCCCTCGTGCTCGCCGCCGCGCTGGCCGCCGGTGCCGCCATGGGCTGGGCGCAGGTCGTCCTCGGCGCGCACTACCCCACCGACGCCCTGGGCGGCTGGTGCACGGCGCTGGCGGTGGTCCCGGCGACCGGGTGGCTGGTCGACCGGGTGGCCGACCGGCCGCCCCGGCCGCCGGACCACCGCCTCGACGACCGGACGGCCGACGCCCGGCCGTCGGCGTGA
- a CDS encoding pirin family protein encodes MSNLDRQAALSVCGGRGFVVAEPVRELLSPKTVKLGESTEVRRLLPNLGRRMVGAWAFVDHYGPDDIADEPGMQVPPHPHMGLQTVSWLHEGEVLHRDSLGSLQTVRPRELGLMTSGRAISHSEESPRPHARFLHGAQLWVALPDAHRHTEPHFQHHTDLPVVTAPGLSATVILGELDGAASPGTVYTPLVGADLTLAAGAEQSLPLDADFEYAVLSMSGEARVDGVPVLPGSMLYLGCGRTELPLHAASDASLMLLGGEPFEEEIVMWWNFIGRSQADIEQARAQWAEGSRFGEVKGYDGDRLAAPELPPVPLKPRGRVR; translated from the coding sequence ATGAGCAATCTCGATCGTCAAGCCGCCCTCTCGGTCTGCGGCGGCCGTGGCTTCGTGGTCGCCGAGCCGGTGCGCGAGCTGCTGTCGCCGAAGACCGTCAAACTCGGCGAGTCCACCGAGGTCCGCCGTCTGCTCCCCAACCTCGGCCGCCGGATGGTCGGGGCCTGGGCCTTCGTCGACCACTACGGCCCCGACGACATCGCCGACGAGCCCGGCATGCAGGTGCCGCCGCATCCGCACATGGGGCTCCAGACGGTGAGCTGGCTGCACGAGGGCGAGGTCCTGCACCGCGACAGCCTCGGCAGCCTCCAGACGGTCCGCCCGCGCGAACTGGGTCTGATGACCTCGGGGCGGGCCATCAGCCACTCCGAGGAGAGCCCCCGCCCGCACGCCCGCTTCCTGCACGGCGCCCAGCTGTGGGTCGCCCTGCCCGACGCCCACCGCCACACCGAGCCGCACTTCCAGCACCACACGGACCTGCCGGTGGTGACAGCCCCCGGCCTCTCGGCCACGGTGATCCTGGGCGAACTCGACGGCGCGGCCTCGCCCGGCACCGTCTACACCCCGCTGGTCGGCGCCGACCTGACCCTGGCGGCCGGGGCCGAGCAGTCCCTGCCGCTGGACGCCGACTTCGAGTACGCGGTCCTCTCGATGTCCGGCGAGGCCCGGGTGGACGGGGTGCCGGTGCTCCCCGGCTCCATGCTCTACCTCGGCTGCGGACGCACCGAACTCCCGCTGCACGCCGCCTCGGACGCCTCCCTCATGCTGCTCGGCGGCGAGCCGTTCGAGGAGGAGATCGTGATGTGGTGGAACTTCATCGGGCGCTCCCAGGCGGACATCGAGCAGGCGCGTGCGCAGTGGGCGGAGGGCAGCCGCTTCGGCGAGGTGAAGGGGTACGACGGAGACCGGCTGGCCGCCCCGGAGCTCCCGCCGGTACCGCTCAAGCCCCGGGGGCGGGTGCGCTGA
- a CDS encoding tetratricopeptide repeat protein, with translation MGDTYYSHGSTAERWDRARLFFEAKEYVPAVDILTGIVEEVPEQVAPRLLLARAYYHSARLKKAEAELRAVLERDPVEHYATLMLGRTLERQGRTADAARYLRLAAAFDGDVAAGM, from the coding sequence GTGGGCGACACCTACTACTCGCACGGGAGCACGGCGGAGCGCTGGGACCGCGCCCGGCTGTTCTTCGAGGCCAAGGAGTACGTGCCGGCCGTGGACATCCTGACCGGCATCGTCGAGGAGGTGCCCGAGCAGGTGGCGCCGCGGCTGCTGCTGGCCCGCGCCTACTACCACTCCGCCCGGCTCAAGAAGGCGGAGGCGGAGCTGCGCGCGGTGCTGGAGCGCGACCCCGTCGAGCACTACGCCACGCTGATGCTCGGCCGCACCCTGGAGCGCCAGGGGCGGACCGCGGACGCCGCCCGCTATCTGCGGCTCGCCGCCGCCTTCGACGGGGACGTGGCCGCCGGGATGTGA
- a CDS encoding magnesium and cobalt transport protein CorA, with the protein MIRNLRRAVRRAYRRTVDLSHPARSPLGSAVVNCVVYRDGVRQPGDCPVDEAVRRVRKAGEGFVWVGLHEPATEEFAGIAALFDLHPLAVEDAVRAHQRPKIQPYDDVLFAVFKTVGYVEHEELTATSEVVGTGELMVFAGPDFVVTVRHGRHGSLGPLREDLEKSPDQLAKGPAAVLHAIADHVVDDYLVVVDAMQDDMDAVETAVFSDSAGRADAGRIYQLKRELLEFKRAVTPLYRPLQALAAAPVPPVGADTQPYFRDVCDHLARVGEQITAFDALLDSILQAHLAQVTVAQNEDMRKITAWAAIVAVPTMVCGIYGMNFDNMPELHWRYGYPLALAVMALACFAIHRGFRRNGWL; encoded by the coding sequence ATGATCCGCAACCTCCGCAGGGCGGTGCGCCGCGCGTACCGCCGTACGGTCGACCTCAGCCACCCCGCCCGCTCGCCGCTGGGCAGCGCCGTGGTGAACTGCGTCGTGTACCGCGACGGCGTGCGCCAGCCCGGCGACTGCCCCGTCGACGAGGCCGTGCGGCGGGTCCGCAAGGCGGGCGAGGGGTTCGTCTGGGTCGGGCTGCACGAGCCCGCCACCGAGGAGTTCGCCGGGATCGCCGCGCTCTTCGACCTGCACCCGCTCGCCGTCGAGGACGCGGTGCGGGCGCACCAGCGGCCGAAGATCCAGCCGTACGACGACGTGCTCTTCGCGGTCTTCAAGACCGTCGGCTACGTCGAGCACGAGGAGCTCACCGCCACCAGCGAGGTCGTCGGGACCGGGGAGCTGATGGTCTTCGCGGGGCCCGACTTCGTGGTCACCGTGCGGCACGGCAGGCACGGTTCGCTGGGGCCGCTGCGCGAGGACCTGGAGAAGTCCCCGGACCAGCTCGCCAAGGGCCCGGCCGCGGTGCTGCACGCCATCGCGGACCACGTCGTGGACGACTACCTGGTGGTCGTCGACGCGATGCAGGACGACATGGACGCCGTCGAGACCGCCGTGTTCAGCGACTCCGCCGGGCGCGCCGACGCGGGCCGCATCTACCAGCTCAAGCGCGAACTCCTGGAGTTCAAGCGGGCGGTGACCCCGCTGTACCGGCCGCTCCAGGCGCTGGCCGCCGCCCCGGTGCCGCCGGTCGGCGCCGACACCCAGCCGTACTTCCGTGACGTCTGCGACCATCTGGCCCGGGTCGGCGAGCAGATCACCGCCTTCGACGCGCTGCTCGACTCCATACTCCAGGCACATCTGGCCCAGGTGACGGTCGCCCAGAACGAGGACATGCGCAAGATCACCGCGTGGGCGGCGATCGTCGCGGTGCCGACGATGGTGTGCGGGATCTACGGCATGAACTTCGACAACATGCCGGAGCTCCACTGGCGTTACGGGTATCCCCTCGCCCTCGCCGTCATGGCGCTGGCGTGCTTCGCCATCCACCGGGGTTTCCGCCGCAACGGCTGGCTCTGA
- a CDS encoding M4 family metallopeptidase → METNTVFCTIVPPHVLDKLAQAEDPATFEPARRTLEHDALQRTRRRITTVRGLAPSGGTASDKPVRTVYDAKGQETLPGSKVHSETDQPSQDATVNRAHAGLGATFELYLKAYGRHSIDDSGLPLNATVHYGEKYDNAFWNGEQMVFGDGDGELFVDFTTSVDVIGHELTHGVTQYTANLEYFGQSGALNESLSDVFGSLIKQYALGQTADQADWLIGQGLLGPHIHGEALRSMKAPGTAYDDPQLGKDPQPATMDDYVRTGRDNGGVHINSGIPNHAFYLVASALGGNAWERAGKIWYATLTGGELASDADFAAFARLTAATARSLYGEGDEIQAVLKAWSQVGVPST, encoded by the coding sequence ATGGAGACCAACACCGTGTTCTGCACGATCGTCCCGCCACACGTCCTCGACAAACTCGCGCAGGCCGAGGACCCCGCCACCTTCGAGCCAGCCCGCCGCACCCTGGAGCACGACGCGCTCCAGCGCACCCGGCGCCGGATCACCACCGTGCGTGGCCTCGCCCCGTCCGGCGGCACCGCGTCCGACAAGCCCGTCCGGACCGTCTACGACGCCAAGGGCCAGGAGACGCTGCCCGGCTCCAAGGTGCACTCCGAGACCGACCAGCCCTCCCAGGACGCCACCGTCAACCGCGCGCACGCCGGGCTGGGTGCCACTTTCGAGCTGTATCTGAAGGCGTACGGCCGCCACTCGATCGACGACTCCGGCCTGCCGCTCAACGCCACGGTCCACTACGGCGAGAAGTACGACAACGCCTTCTGGAACGGCGAGCAGATGGTGTTCGGCGACGGGGACGGCGAGCTGTTCGTCGACTTCACCACCTCGGTCGACGTCATCGGCCACGAACTCACCCACGGCGTCACGCAGTACACCGCCAACCTGGAGTACTTCGGGCAGTCCGGCGCGCTCAACGAGTCGCTCTCCGACGTGTTCGGCTCACTCATCAAGCAGTACGCGCTGGGCCAGACCGCCGACCAGGCCGACTGGCTCATCGGCCAGGGGCTGCTCGGGCCCCACATCCACGGGGAGGCGCTGCGCTCGATGAAGGCGCCGGGAACGGCGTACGACGACCCGCAGCTCGGCAAGGACCCGCAGCCCGCCACCATGGACGACTACGTCCGGACCGGCCGCGACAACGGCGGCGTGCACATCAACTCCGGCATCCCCAACCACGCCTTCTACCTGGTGGCCTCGGCGCTGGGCGGCAACGCGTGGGAGCGGGCCGGGAAGATCTGGTACGCCACGCTGACCGGCGGCGAGCTGGCGAGCGACGCGGACTTCGCGGCGTTCGCCCGCCTCACGGCCGCGACCGCCCGGAGCCTGTACGGCGAGGGCGACGAGATCCAGGCCGTGCTGAAGGCGTGGAGCCAGGTGGGCGTGCCGAGCACCTGA